One window of the Candidatus Eremiobacteraceae bacterium genome contains the following:
- the lspA gene encoding signal peptidase II, with protein MVAALIVAGDQYTKHVVSSTFLPDESRIVIPHVLYLTYVQNTHGAFGLFGSHPLLLATFASVVLIGFFLWYRRTGNAGLTTHIAFGMILGGAIGNIADRMRLSYVVDFIDFRVWPVFNVADSAISVGVILLLIRMLIHDKQKAAQAP; from the coding sequence ATCGTCGCCGCGCTCATCGTCGCGGGCGACCAGTACACGAAACATGTCGTTTCAAGCACGTTCTTGCCGGATGAGAGCCGCATCGTCATCCCGCACGTTCTCTATCTGACGTACGTTCAGAACACGCACGGCGCGTTCGGACTGTTCGGATCCCATCCGCTGCTGCTCGCGACCTTTGCGTCGGTCGTGCTGATCGGCTTCTTCCTCTGGTACCGGCGCACGGGCAACGCCGGCCTGACCACGCATATCGCCTTCGGCATGATACTCGGCGGCGCCATCGGCAACATCGCAGATCGCATGCGCTTGAGCTACGTCGTTGACTTCATCGACTTCCGTGTGTGGCCGGTTTTCAACGTGGCTGACTCGGCGATATCCGTCGGCGTCATTTTGCTTCTTATCCGGATGCTCATCCACGACAAGCAGAAGGCCGCCCAGGCGCCGTGA
- a CDS encoding DivIVA domain-containing protein, with amino-acid sequence MKITPLDIEHREFKKALQGYAREEVDQFLDEIVASLEVEIEERGKLESELTDLRERIAHFKAIEETLQSTLVLAQRTADEVKAAAHKETDLIKDRAKMEVEGELLGVRRQIDDAKSELARMRDQIETVKHDLRSFLTRHLALVDDPKIQKNSAPAAS; translated from the coding sequence GTGAAGATCACGCCGCTCGACATCGAGCACCGCGAGTTCAAGAAAGCGCTGCAGGGCTACGCGCGCGAGGAAGTGGACCAGTTCCTCGACGAGATCGTCGCGTCGCTCGAAGTAGAGATCGAGGAACGCGGCAAGCTCGAGTCGGAACTGACGGATCTCCGGGAGCGCATCGCCCATTTCAAAGCCATCGAGGAAACGCTCCAGAGCACGCTCGTGCTTGCGCAGCGCACAGCCGACGAAGTCAAAGCTGCGGCGCACAAAGAGACCGACCTCATCAAAGACCGGGCGAAGATGGAAGTCGAAGGAGAGCTGCTCGGCGTTCGCCGCCAGATCGACGACGCCAAGTCGGAACTCGCGCGCATGCGCGATCAGATCGAGACCGTGAAGCACGATCTGCGATCGTTCCTCACGCGCCATCTCGCGCTCGTGGACGATCCCAAGATCCAGAAGAACTCGGCACCAGCCGCCTCGTAA
- a CDS encoding cytochrome c biogenesis protein CcdA: MSSSTQAVGAAASPGAGRRDVVIHSLFFILGFTLVFIAAGASASALGTLFEEYRTAITRVLGIVIIILGLNMMGLFRLPFLAMDKRLQFRKGGVSYAGDVLVGVGFAAGWSPCIGPILAAVLAMASAQQTVGQAIWLLFIYSMGLGVPLLATAIGLHYVLPFLNRIKRFLPAIEFVAGLLVVATGLVLFTDSFLRFTAWLYETFPALANVGTGPEASGDVITIGAVFLAGLVSFISPCVLPLVPVYISYLTGQSIESLVAAYDVKK; encoded by the coding sequence ATGAGTTCTAGCACGCAAGCGGTCGGCGCGGCGGCCTCACCGGGCGCCGGACGCCGGGACGTCGTCATCCACTCGCTGTTCTTCATCCTCGGATTCACGCTCGTATTCATAGCGGCCGGCGCTTCGGCAAGCGCGCTCGGAACGCTGTTCGAAGAGTATCGAACGGCCATAACGCGCGTGCTTGGGATCGTCATCATCATTCTTGGCCTGAATATGATGGGCCTGTTCCGGCTGCCGTTCCTCGCGATGGACAAACGGTTGCAATTCCGCAAGGGCGGCGTGTCATATGCCGGCGACGTGCTCGTCGGCGTCGGCTTCGCTGCAGGCTGGTCGCCGTGTATCGGACCGATACTCGCGGCAGTTCTCGCGATGGCAAGCGCGCAGCAGACGGTTGGTCAGGCGATTTGGCTGCTCTTCATCTATTCAATGGGACTCGGCGTGCCGCTGCTGGCGACCGCGATCGGCTTGCATTACGTGCTGCCGTTCCTCAATCGCATCAAACGGTTTTTGCCGGCGATCGAATTCGTCGCCGGTCTTCTCGTGGTCGCGACCGGGCTCGTCCTATTCACCGATTCGTTCCTTCGATTCACGGCGTGGCTGTATGAGACGTTCCCGGCGCTTGCGAATGTCGGCACCGGACCGGAAGCGTCGGGCGACGTCATCACGATCGGCGCTGTCTTCCTGGCCGGACTCGTGTCGTTCATCTCACCTTGCGTGCTGCCGCTCGTGCCGGTCTATATCTCGTATCTCACGGGTCAGAGCATCGAAAGCTTAGTCGCCGCGTACGACGTCAAGAAGTAG
- the tgt gene encoding tRNA guanosine(34) transglycosylase Tgt has protein sequence MKAVHPAFTLEKVDGEARAGVLHTRHGDVPTPVFMPVGTQAAVKGLAPDELHASGARIILANAYHCYLRPGAEIIGRAGGLHGFMSWDKAILTDSGGFQVFSLSKLSRVDDTGYHFSSHLDGTRHTFTPESVVALQETLRSDIAMVLDDVAPSDADRERIADAARRTLGWAERSLRAKTRDDQLTFAIVQGATFEDVRRANARDLVSLDFPGYAIGGLWLGEDRASSIAMTRAACDELPVDKPRYLMGVGTPEDLLAGIGAGVDMFDCVYPTRCARHALALTSAGRLNLRNARFADDFTPLDDECDCAACAGFTRAYLAHCMRAGEMLGARLISLHNITFMIRLASGARDAILSGRFADFRDERMARLDPKS, from the coding sequence ATGAAGGCGGTGCATCCGGCGTTCACGCTTGAGAAAGTCGACGGCGAAGCGCGAGCCGGCGTCCTGCATACGCGCCACGGCGACGTGCCGACGCCCGTCTTCATGCCGGTCGGCACGCAAGCCGCCGTCAAGGGCCTTGCACCGGACGAACTGCACGCGAGCGGCGCACGCATCATCCTCGCGAACGCGTACCACTGCTATCTGCGGCCGGGCGCCGAGATCATCGGACGTGCCGGCGGACTGCATGGATTCATGTCGTGGGATAAAGCTATCCTCACGGACAGCGGCGGCTTCCAGGTGTTCTCACTGAGCAAGCTTTCGCGCGTCGACGACACCGGATATCATTTCTCGTCGCATCTCGACGGCACACGCCATACGTTCACGCCCGAATCGGTCGTCGCGTTGCAGGAGACGCTGAGAAGCGACATTGCGATGGTCCTCGACGACGTCGCACCATCAGATGCAGATCGCGAGCGCATCGCCGACGCCGCGCGACGCACTCTCGGCTGGGCGGAGCGCTCGCTTCGCGCCAAGACGCGCGACGATCAGTTGACGTTTGCGATCGTGCAAGGCGCGACGTTTGAAGACGTGCGGCGCGCGAATGCACGCGATCTCGTGTCGCTGGATTTCCCCGGCTACGCGATCGGCGGATTGTGGCTTGGGGAAGATCGCGCGTCGAGCATAGCGATGACGCGCGCTGCGTGCGATGAACTGCCCGTTGACAAGCCGCGCTATCTCATGGGCGTCGGCACGCCCGAAGATCTCCTCGCCGGGATCGGTGCCGGCGTAGACATGTTCGACTGTGTCTATCCGACGCGCTGCGCCCGCCACGCGCTCGCTCTCACCTCGGCGGGGCGTCTCAATCTCCGCAACGCGCGCTTCGCCGACGATTTCACGCCGCTGGATGACGAGTGCGATTGCGCCGCGTGCGCCGGATTCACGCGTGCATATCTCGCCCACTGCATGCGGGCGGGAGAGATGCTCGGCGCACGTCTGATCAGTCTGCACAATATCACGTTCATGATCCGGCTTGCCTCAGGCGCGCGCGACGCGATTCTCAGCGGGCGGTTTGCCGACTTTCGCGACGAACGCATGGCTCGATTAGATCCGAAATCTTGA
- a CDS encoding cell division protein SepF, translating into MLAAGVWTKFKSHFGLGEDDEFEDELLDEEGRPAVVSLRDAKTSRRTVVSVYQPRRFDDVSELADSLRARHHVVVNLVGADRSLQQRVVDFLSGVVYTMDGKMQRLAESIYLFVPNNVHVNAKDTDYAASGTYDGY; encoded by the coding sequence ATGCTGGCTGCAGGCGTTTGGACGAAATTCAAAAGCCATTTCGGGCTCGGCGAGGACGACGAATTCGAGGACGAGCTCCTCGACGAGGAAGGCCGCCCAGCCGTCGTCTCGCTGCGCGACGCGAAGACATCGCGGCGCACCGTCGTCTCGGTCTACCAACCGAGGCGATTCGATGACGTCTCGGAGCTCGCCGATTCGCTGCGCGCGCGCCATCATGTGGTGGTCAATCTCGTCGGAGCTGACCGGTCGCTGCAGCAGCGCGTCGTCGATTTCCTGAGCGGCGTCGTCTACACGATGGACGGCAAGATGCAGCGCCTCGCCGAAAGCATTTATCTGTTCGTGCCGAACAACGTGCACGTCAACGCCAAAGACACCGACTACGCTGCCTCAGGCACGTACGATGGCTACTAG
- a CDS encoding RluA family pseudouridine synthase has product MTGSVAFTATMDESGSRLDLAVARHLDRSRHASAALIRDGCVRVNGSVERASYILADGDRVDVMLPPDSAPAALPERIPIKILYSDADICVVDKPAGMATHPAPGSARGTLVNALLAALGPLPAINGVLRPGIVHRLDKDTSGLLVVAVSERAMRGLSEAMARREIQREYDALVWGRIAQASGTVDAPIGRDPEDRTRFAVRDEGRRAVTHFRVAELLGKQGTSTDVTLLQLRLETGRTHQIRVHCAAIGHPIVGDRAYGAGRDNLGMHRQALHAARLRFVHPVSGEALSFTSPWPDDFAALVSRLRAERAG; this is encoded by the coding sequence GTGACCGGCAGCGTGGCGTTCACGGCCACGATGGACGAGTCCGGCAGCCGTCTCGATCTTGCAGTTGCGCGCCATCTCGACCGGTCTCGCCACGCAAGCGCGGCGCTCATCCGTGACGGGTGCGTGCGCGTCAACGGATCAGTGGAGCGCGCTTCGTATATCTTGGCCGATGGCGACCGCGTAGACGTCATGCTCCCGCCGGACAGCGCACCGGCCGCTCTGCCTGAACGCATCCCCATCAAGATCCTCTATTCGGACGCCGACATCTGCGTCGTCGACAAACCTGCCGGCATGGCGACACACCCGGCTCCGGGAAGCGCTCGCGGAACGCTCGTCAATGCGTTGCTCGCGGCGCTCGGCCCACTCCCCGCGATCAACGGCGTCTTGCGTCCGGGCATCGTGCATCGCCTCGACAAGGACACGAGCGGACTGCTCGTCGTCGCCGTGAGCGAGCGCGCCATGCGCGGTCTGTCGGAGGCGATGGCACGACGCGAGATCCAACGCGAATACGACGCGCTCGTCTGGGGCAGGATCGCACAAGCGAGCGGAACGGTCGATGCGCCGATAGGCCGCGATCCCGAAGACCGCACGCGCTTCGCCGTGCGCGACGAGGGCAGGCGGGCCGTCACGCATTTCCGCGTCGCCGAGCTGCTCGGGAAACAGGGAACATCGACCGATGTCACGCTCTTGCAACTGCGCCTCGAAACGGGCCGCACGCATCAGATACGGGTCCATTGCGCGGCGATCGGTCATCCGATCGTCGGCGATCGCGCCTACGGCGCCGGCCGCGACAATCTCGGCATGCATCGTCAAGCGCTGCACGCCGCTCGCTTGCGCTTCGTACATCCGGTCTCAGGCGAGGCGCTCTCGTTCACATCGCCGTGGCCAGACGACTTCGCCGCACTCGTGTCGCGCTTGCGCGCAGAACGCGCCGGATGA
- a CDS encoding VOC family protein, whose amino-acid sequence MPIIRMNHAVLFVRDAKKTAAFYRDVLGFRDAFGMEDALFMQAPGSANDHDIAFFSVGETAAQSAAGRETVGLYHIAWEVESLRDLRGYREKLEAAGKLTGATDHGSTKSLYGMDPDGLEFEIMWPVPERLLNDGERDARATIRRLDLDKEIARFGLDTKATA is encoded by the coding sequence ATGCCAATCATCCGCATGAATCATGCCGTGTTATTCGTCCGCGACGCCAAGAAGACGGCGGCATTCTATCGAGACGTCCTCGGTTTTCGCGATGCGTTCGGCATGGAAGACGCGCTCTTCATGCAGGCGCCCGGGTCGGCGAACGACCACGATATCGCGTTCTTCTCCGTCGGCGAGACGGCTGCGCAGTCTGCCGCCGGACGAGAGACGGTCGGTCTATATCATATCGCGTGGGAGGTTGAGAGCCTGCGCGATCTTCGCGGCTACCGTGAGAAGCTCGAGGCGGCGGGCAAGTTGACCGGCGCGACGGATCACGGCTCGACCAAGAGTCTGTACGGGATGGATCCCGACGGACTTGAGTTTGAGATCATGTGGCCGGTGCCGGAACGCCTGCTGAATGATGGCGAACGCGACGCTCGCGCGACCATCAGGCGATTGGATCTCGACAAAGAGATCGCGCGATTCGGGCTGGATACGAAAGCCACGGCCTAA
- the ileS gene encoding isoleucine--tRNA ligase, translated as MSDERKASQLFPVMPDQPDSPRREHEILEFWKRDNVFARSLEQTKSGEPYIFYEGPPTANGKPGVHHVLARAFKDLFPRFWTMRGKRVLRKAGWDTHGLPVEHEVERKLGIFDKSRIVAEVGIEGFTRLCRESVHEYVGDWNRMTERMGYWVDLNDAYFTLSNDYIESVWALLKRLWDKGLIQQDYKSVPYDPRIGATLSDHEVAQGYKDVDDPSVFVRFRWKDDPATSFLAWTTTPWTLPANMALAVHPDVTYCTVARDGEKLVVAEPLLAKVFRDEAVTVERRTRGAEFAGIRYLPLYDYCRDERDRYYVVAESFVTTEDGTGIVHIAPAYGPEDLAIGKARDLPIYYSVDLTGHVVPEVTVAAALFFKDADKPIIHDLQARGLMFRAETFRHSYPFGWRTGDPLLYIAKTAWFIRTTERKARLLALNDEINWVPENVKYGRFGNWLENNVDWALSRERFWGTPLPLWTDGERFHCIGSIAELSALCGRDLTGLDLHRPAIDDVTFVRDGREYRRVPEVIDAWFDSGSMPYAQWHYPFEHAADIDNGVLFPADFICEAVDQTRGWFYSLHAIATMLFDTPAFKNVICLGHVVDASGEKMSKSKGNIVDPYSIFDTLGADALRWYFFTGSAPGASKRISLELVADGARGFINTLWNTAKFFGMYANAERVGVPADVPLASRPEMDRWIAGRLDVTIGDVTRALESYDAASAGKAIETFADDLSNWYVRLSRDRFWGSATGDDARAAFRTLYECLTGVTLLIAPFMPFLAESLYGHLVAPMDASAPGSVHLASWPAVRSAAIDDALLTQMDAVRRAVELGRQARATAKVKTRQPLSIAFVRARTAGDDAALRRFRALVLDELNVKDVQVVGIDASFIEYGLRPNLPRLGPRFGKELGALRKAIASADARSVAIAVAAGKQFDVRTDGKTFSLEPDDVLVDSKSAQGFAFAEGDGMLVALDTRLDRALELEGAAREIVRAVQDARKAAGLNVSDRIELSITADDDMFNAATEWCDYIKEQTLATKWDLSRGPFEVTVARV; from the coding sequence GTGAGCGACGAGCGCAAAGCGTCGCAGCTCTTTCCCGTCATGCCCGACCAGCCCGATTCGCCGCGACGCGAACACGAGATCCTCGAGTTTTGGAAGCGCGATAACGTCTTCGCGCGATCGCTCGAACAGACGAAGAGCGGCGAGCCGTATATCTTCTATGAGGGCCCGCCCACGGCCAACGGCAAGCCGGGCGTGCACCACGTGCTGGCCCGCGCGTTCAAAGATCTCTTCCCGCGTTTTTGGACGATGCGCGGCAAGCGCGTGCTGCGCAAAGCGGGCTGGGATACGCACGGACTGCCGGTCGAGCACGAAGTAGAACGCAAGCTCGGCATTTTCGACAAGAGCCGCATCGTTGCGGAAGTCGGCATCGAGGGATTCACGCGCCTCTGCCGCGAGAGCGTCCACGAATACGTCGGCGACTGGAACCGCATGACCGAGCGCATGGGTTACTGGGTAGATCTCAACGACGCGTACTTCACGCTCTCAAACGACTACATCGAAAGCGTCTGGGCGCTGCTCAAGCGACTCTGGGATAAGGGACTCATCCAGCAAGACTACAAGTCGGTGCCGTACGATCCGCGCATCGGCGCGACGCTTTCCGATCACGAGGTGGCGCAAGGCTACAAGGACGTGGACGACCCATCGGTGTTCGTCCGCTTCCGCTGGAAAGACGATCCCGCGACGTCGTTCCTCGCGTGGACGACGACGCCTTGGACGTTGCCGGCCAACATGGCGCTCGCGGTCCATCCCGACGTCACCTATTGCACGGTCGCGCGTGACGGCGAGAAGCTTGTGGTCGCCGAACCGTTGTTAGCGAAGGTTTTCCGCGACGAAGCCGTCACGGTCGAGCGCCGAACTCGCGGCGCCGAGTTCGCAGGCATCCGTTACCTGCCGCTATACGACTATTGCCGCGATGAGCGTGACCGCTACTACGTCGTCGCAGAATCTTTCGTCACAACCGAAGACGGAACCGGCATCGTGCACATTGCGCCGGCGTACGGTCCGGAGGATCTCGCGATCGGCAAGGCGCGCGACCTTCCTATCTACTATAGCGTGGACCTCACCGGCCACGTCGTGCCGGAAGTGACCGTCGCGGCGGCCTTATTCTTCAAAGACGCCGACAAGCCGATCATCCACGATCTCCAGGCGCGCGGTCTGATGTTCCGCGCCGAGACGTTCCGCCACAGCTATCCGTTCGGCTGGCGCACCGGTGACCCGTTGCTCTACATCGCGAAGACCGCGTGGTTCATCCGCACGACCGAGCGCAAGGCCCGCCTGCTCGCGCTCAACGACGAGATCAATTGGGTGCCGGAAAACGTGAAGTATGGCCGGTTCGGCAATTGGCTTGAGAACAATGTGGACTGGGCACTTTCGCGCGAGCGGTTCTGGGGCACGCCATTGCCGCTTTGGACCGACGGCGAGCGCTTCCATTGCATCGGTTCGATCGCAGAGCTTTCGGCTCTGTGCGGGCGCGACCTGACCGGACTCGACCTGCACCGCCCGGCGATCGATGACGTGACGTTCGTGCGCGATGGGCGCGAGTATCGGCGCGTGCCCGAAGTGATCGACGCTTGGTTCGATTCGGGCTCGATGCCGTACGCGCAATGGCACTATCCGTTCGAGCACGCCGCGGACATCGATAACGGCGTCCTCTTCCCGGCCGACTTCATCTGTGAGGCCGTGGATCAGACGCGCGGCTGGTTCTATTCGCTGCACGCGATCGCGACGATGCTCTTCGATACGCCCGCGTTCAAGAACGTGATCTGCCTCGGCCACGTCGTGGACGCGAGCGGCGAGAAGATGTCCAAGAGCAAAGGCAACATCGTTGACCCGTATTCGATTTTCGATACGCTGGGCGCCGACGCGCTGCGCTGGTATTTCTTCACCGGTTCGGCGCCCGGCGCCAGCAAGCGGATCTCGCTAGAACTCGTTGCGGACGGCGCGCGCGGCTTCATCAACACATTGTGGAACACGGCGAAGTTTTTCGGGATGTACGCAAATGCCGAACGCGTAGGCGTGCCCGCCGATGTGCCGCTCGCTAGCCGCCCGGAGATGGATCGTTGGATCGCCGGCCGGCTGGATGTCACGATCGGCGACGTCACGCGCGCGCTCGAATCGTACGACGCGGCATCGGCTGGAAAGGCCATCGAGACGTTCGCCGACGATCTCTCGAACTGGTACGTGCGCCTCTCGCGCGATCGTTTCTGGGGATCGGCGACCGGCGACGATGCACGCGCGGCGTTTCGGACGCTTTATGAATGTCTCACCGGCGTCACGCTGCTCATCGCGCCGTTCATGCCGTTTCTCGCCGAATCGCTGTATGGTCACCTCGTCGCGCCCATGGATGCATCTGCGCCGGGGAGCGTGCATCTCGCGAGCTGGCCGGCCGTCCGATCGGCTGCGATCGATGACGCATTGCTGACGCAGATGGATGCAGTGCGCCGGGCGGTGGAGCTCGGCCGCCAAGCGCGCGCGACCGCAAAGGTAAAGACGCGTCAGCCGCTTTCCATCGCATTCGTGCGCGCACGCACGGCGGGCGACGATGCGGCGCTGCGCCGCTTTCGCGCGCTCGTGCTCGACGAGCTCAACGTGAAAGACGTTCAAGTCGTCGGCATCGACGCGTCGTTCATCGAATACGGTCTGCGTCCGAATCTTCCGCGGCTCGGGCCGCGCTTCGGCAAGGAACTCGGCGCGCTTCGCAAGGCTATCGCGTCGGCCGATGCGCGCTCCGTCGCGATAGCGGTCGCCGCGGGCAAGCAGTTCGATGTCCGGACGGACGGCAAGACGTTCTCGCTCGAGCCGGACGACGTGCTTGTGGACAGCAAATCCGCGCAGGGCTTCGCATTTGCCGAAGGCGACGGCATGCTGGTCGCGCTCGACACGCGTCTCGACCGTGCGCTCGAACTGGAGGGTGCGGCGCGGGAAATCGTGCGTGCGGTCCAAGATGCGCGCAAAGCAGCCGGCCTGAACGTGAGCGATCGCATCGAGCTCTCGATCACGGCCGACGACGACATGTTCAACGCGGCGACCGAATGGTGCGACTATATCAAGGAGCAGACGCTCGCGACGAAGTGGGATCTGTCGCGCGGCCCATTCGAAGTGACTGTTGCTCGAGTCTGA
- a CDS encoding sigma-70 family RNA polymerase sigma factor has protein sequence MNSTRPRQVQSYPTSAAIASDAALEEHARAYAASRNQSDRSLACEAALPMVRRIASGVLRRLPSYFVSDDLIGDGCVGLLRALDSFDPAYGVSFDAWASRIIRGAMFNGLRRMDAIPERTRRDARMLDAARWNLAQTKGAAPDDHAAAAGAGLNAEKLGAVQLALLRATPVSLDAAMPGSQCGTTVGERVAAATDDPADVAARRDIERAVGAAVKALSPREQVIIGAAYAGLSTFREIGGRLGISKQRVSQIHSRTLTGLRSALAQHAD, from the coding sequence ATGAATTCCACGCGCCCACGACAAGTGCAATCCTATCCCACGTCCGCCGCGATCGCCTCCGATGCGGCGCTCGAAGAACACGCTCGCGCATACGCGGCATCACGAAACCAAAGCGATCGCTCGCTTGCGTGCGAAGCCGCGCTCCCTATGGTGCGCCGGATCGCGTCCGGCGTCTTACGGCGGCTCCCCTCGTACTTCGTCAGCGACGATCTGATCGGCGACGGCTGCGTCGGATTGCTGCGTGCGCTTGACTCGTTCGATCCGGCTTACGGTGTGTCGTTCGACGCCTGGGCAAGCCGCATCATCCGCGGCGCGATGTTCAATGGCCTGCGGCGCATGGACGCCATCCCCGAGCGAACGCGGCGCGATGCACGCATGCTCGACGCCGCGCGATGGAACCTTGCACAGACGAAAGGCGCGGCGCCGGACGACCATGCGGCAGCCGCGGGCGCCGGCCTCAATGCCGAAAAGCTCGGCGCCGTGCAACTCGCATTGCTCCGAGCCACGCCGGTGTCGCTCGACGCGGCTATGCCGGGTTCGCAATGCGGCACCACGGTCGGCGAGCGTGTTGCCGCAGCCACCGACGATCCCGCCGATGTCGCCGCGCGCCGCGATATCGAACGCGCCGTGGGCGCTGCGGTCAAAGCGTTATCCCCGCGCGAACAGGTCATCATCGGCGCGGCATATGCCGGCTTGTCGACGTTTCGCGAGATCGGTGGACGCCTCGGCATCAGCAAGCAGCGGGTCTCGCAGATCCATAGCAGAACGCTCACGGGTCTGCGCTCGGCACTCGCACAGCATGCCGACTGA
- the lgt gene encoding prolipoprotein diacylglyceryl transferase, with product MTAALATASHWFTYPNINPVAFHIGILSVRWYGITYLIGAMLVYLQMQRAGSRARTGMTVDQAQEFVVYAMIGVVLGGRLFFLLADVLTPASAGGNSISHYIQNPIDIIAIWKGGMAFHGGLIGAIVGILLFVRRNKLAFYPVADEAALWIPVAIALTRCANFINGELPGRLTASPVGILFPDYPGYRYPSQLFEAVGMLVIVLPLLWWIHGAVRRRDGQVLWAFIAGYGLVRTIVEFYREPGIVFLGLTGAQYLTIAMFILGLVMYWQVSRPRPTTSASGRVRAA from the coding sequence TTGACCGCTGCGCTAGCAACGGCATCGCATTGGTTTACGTATCCGAATATCAATCCGGTTGCATTCCATATCGGAATACTTTCAGTCCGATGGTATGGCATCACATACCTTATCGGCGCCATGCTCGTCTACCTCCAGATGCAGCGAGCCGGAAGTCGAGCGCGCACCGGCATGACTGTCGATCAGGCACAGGAATTCGTCGTGTATGCCATGATCGGCGTCGTGTTGGGCGGACGGCTCTTCTTCTTGTTGGCCGATGTGCTGACGCCGGCTTCGGCCGGCGGCAATTCGATCTCACACTACATTCAGAATCCCATCGACATCATCGCGATCTGGAAGGGGGGCATGGCGTTTCACGGCGGCCTGATCGGCGCGATCGTCGGGATCCTGCTTTTCGTCCGCCGCAACAAATTGGCTTTTTATCCCGTCGCGGACGAAGCGGCGCTTTGGATTCCGGTCGCGATCGCACTGACGCGCTGCGCCAACTTCATCAATGGTGAGTTGCCCGGCCGGCTGACCGCGTCGCCCGTGGGAATTCTATTTCCGGACTACCCCGGCTATCGATATCCATCGCAGCTCTTCGAAGCGGTCGGCATGCTCGTCATCGTGTTACCGCTGCTCTGGTGGATCCATGGCGCCGTTCGCAGACGCGACGGTCAGGTGTTGTGGGCCTTTATCGCGGGCTACGGCCTCGTGCGCACGATCGTCGAATTCTATCGCGAGCCCGGCATCGTGTTCCTCGGACTCACCGGCGCGCAATATCTGACGATCGCTATGTTCATCCTTGGCCTTGTGATGTATTGGCAGGTCTCTCGCCCGCGGCCGACCACAAGTGCGAGCGGCCGCGTCCGCGCCGCGTGA
- a CDS encoding YggS family pyridoxal phosphate-dependent enzyme — protein MSESEGASFERLVAINLQKVRDRVARACAQCGRRPETVAVLAVTKGFGPEAMAAAVKLGLTDIGENYLQEAAAKFAALPASAGASARRHFIGGLQRNKAKRVAELFDVVQSLDDKAAADALDRAAQAASKRLDVLVQVNVVGDKRAGVAFENASGFAAQVARYEHLRLRGIMAIGPDDPAQIPTAFERAERMFDAVRPLCGDEPTLSLGMSADLEAAVAAGSTMVRLGTALFGARPPKRVDAPRGEG, from the coding sequence TTGAGCGAATCCGAAGGCGCTTCGTTCGAGCGGCTTGTCGCGATCAACCTTCAAAAAGTGCGCGACCGGGTCGCACGTGCGTGCGCACAATGCGGGCGCCGGCCAGAGACCGTCGCGGTGCTTGCAGTGACCAAAGGATTCGGTCCGGAGGCGATGGCAGCGGCCGTGAAGCTTGGGCTGACCGACATCGGCGAGAACTACCTGCAGGAAGCCGCCGCGAAGTTCGCAGCGCTGCCGGCGAGCGCCGGCGCATCGGCGCGCCGCCATTTCATCGGCGGGCTGCAGCGCAATAAAGCAAAGCGAGTCGCGGAACTTTTCGACGTCGTCCAATCGCTGGACGACAAGGCCGCCGCCGACGCGCTCGACCGCGCGGCGCAGGCCGCGTCAAAGCGGCTGGACGTGCTCGTACAGGTGAACGTCGTCGGCGACAAGCGAGCCGGAGTCGCATTCGAAAACGCTTCCGGATTCGCCGCGCAGGTCGCCCGCTACGAACATCTGCGGCTGCGCGGGATCATGGCAATCGGTCCCGATGATCCGGCGCAGATCCCTACAGCGTTCGAACGCGCTGAACGGATGTTCGACGCGGTCCGGCCGCTGTGCGGCGACGAGCCGACCTTGTCGTTGGGCATGTCGGCGGATCTTGAGGCCGCGGTTGCCGCAGGTTCGACCATGGTGAGATTGGGAACGGCGCTGTTCGGAGCACGGCCGCCGAAACGAGTTGACGCTCCGCGTGGAGAAGGGTAG